A single Thermaerobacter sp. FW80 DNA region contains:
- the rpsP gene encoding 30S ribosomal protein S16, which yields MALRMRLRRMGAKNNPFYRVVVADARSPRDGRFVDEIGYYNPTTDPATIKIDEEKAIEWLRKGAQPTDIVRVLLQRTGVLEKWQKQRAGA from the coding sequence GTGGCGCTGCGCATGCGGCTGCGCCGGATGGGTGCGAAGAACAACCCGTTCTACCGGGTGGTGGTGGCGGACGCCCGCTCCCCGCGGGACGGCCGGTTCGTCGACGAAATCGGATACTACAATCCCACCACCGACCCGGCGACCATCAAGATCGACGAGGAGAAGGCCATCGAGTGGCTGCGAAAGGGCGCCCAGCCCACGGACATCGTGCGGGTGCTGCTCCAGCGGACCGGCGTGCTGGAGAAGTGGCAGAAGCAGCGCGCGGGCGCCTGA
- the lepB gene encoding signal peptidase I: MAARGSAAREVLQTLLVALVLALAIRAFVVESFVVDGVSMEPVLHDGERLLVDKLTYRWRAPRRFDVVVFRYPLDPSRDFVKRVIGLPGETVEIREGRVYVDGRPLAEPYVAERAPDFYPPVTVPPGHVFVLGDNRPHSDDSRSGWTVPIRDIIGRAWFVYWPPAEIGLVPHPQGP; encoded by the coding sequence GTGGCGGCTCGGGGGAGCGCCGCCCGGGAGGTCCTGCAGACCTTGCTGGTGGCGCTGGTGCTGGCCTTGGCCATCCGGGCCTTCGTGGTCGAGTCCTTCGTGGTCGACGGCGTCTCCATGGAACCCGTCCTCCACGACGGCGAGCGGCTGCTGGTGGACAAGTTGACCTACCGCTGGCGCGCGCCCCGGCGCTTCGACGTCGTGGTCTTCCGCTACCCCCTCGACCCCAGCCGGGACTTCGTCAAGCGCGTCATCGGCCTGCCGGGCGAGACCGTCGAGATCCGCGAGGGTCGGGTCTACGTGGACGGGCGGCCGCTGGCGGAACCCTACGTGGCGGAGCGGGCGCCGGACTTCTACCCGCCCGTGACGGTGCCGCCGGGACACGTGTTCGTCCTGGGTGACAACCGGCCCCACTCCGACGACAGCCGCAGCGGCTGGACGGTGCCGATCCGCGACATCATCGGCCGGGCGTGGTTCGTCTACTGGCCGCCGGCGGAGATCGGGCTGGTGCCGCATCCGCAAGGCCCCTGA
- a CDS encoding YraN family protein: MRDRPPRRWERDGRWELGRRSEELAARHLEALGYRVVARNVRCPGGEADLICRQGGEWVVVEVRGRRSDRFGPAAQSVDARKFRRLVRVGQWFLAQAGLPDAPWRIDLVTVTWPATADEPAGAVAPRVAVYRRLEGGAQR, translated from the coding sequence ATGAGGGACAGGCCGCCGCGCCGCTGGGAACGGGACGGCCGGTGGGAGCTGGGCCGCCGGTCGGAAGAGCTGGCCGCCCGTCACCTGGAGGCGCTGGGCTATCGCGTGGTGGCCCGCAACGTCCGCTGCCCGGGGGGCGAGGCCGACTTGATCTGCCGGCAGGGGGGCGAGTGGGTGGTCGTGGAGGTGCGCGGGAGGCGGAGTGACCGCTTCGGCCCCGCCGCCCAGTCCGTCGACGCCCGCAAGTTCCGCCGCCTGGTGCGGGTGGGGCAGTGGTTCCTGGCGCAGGCCGGCCTGCCGGACGCGCCGTGGCGGATCGACCTGGTGACGGTGACCTGGCCCGCGACCGCCGACGAGCCGGCAGGGGCGGTCGCGCCGAGGGTGGCCGTGTACCGCCGGCTGGAGGGCGGGGCCCAGCGCTAG
- a CDS encoding sigma factor-like helix-turn-helix DNA-binding protein, with the protein MERGPGHGGDAGSSGAAMDPGERLAPGEGGARRGGGRRDRGGRRDRSRARRGQRAAEAGAASRRGVRAAPRRDADVSPLERTVRLHRLYDLYRGLLTARQQDAFELYHWQDLSLGEVAEHLGISRQAVHDLLRRGEAVLEQAEGALGLGAWRKRAARRLDRLEGLLAAAAQRLAQVAHEPGPTALVEAGALLEQARRVVAALRDDLPAGGV; encoded by the coding sequence GTGGAGCGAGGTCCAGGGCATGGAGGGGACGCCGGTTCCTCCGGCGCGGCCATGGACCCGGGGGAGCGGCTCGCGCCCGGTGAAGGGGGCGCACGCCGCGGGGGCGGGCGGCGGGACCGGGGCGGGCGGCGCGACCGTTCGCGGGCGCGCCGCGGGCAGCGGGCTGCCGAGGCCGGCGCCGCCTCCCGCCGGGGGGTCCGGGCCGCGCCGCGCCGGGACGCCGACGTCAGCCCCCTGGAGCGGACCGTGCGGCTCCACCGCCTCTACGACCTCTACCGGGGACTCTTGACGGCGCGGCAGCAGGACGCCTTCGAGCTCTACCACTGGCAGGACCTGTCCCTGGGCGAGGTGGCGGAGCACCTGGGCATCTCCCGCCAGGCGGTCCACGACCTGTTGCGTCGCGGGGAGGCCGTGCTCGAGCAGGCGGAGGGGGCCCTGGGGCTGGGGGCGTGGCGCAAGCGTGCCGCGCGGCGGCTCGACCGGCTGGAGGGCCTGCTGGCCGCGGCGGCCCAGCGGCTCGCCCAGGTCGCCCACGAACCCGGCCCCACGGCCCTCGTCGAGGCGGGCGCCCTGCTGGAACAAGCCCGACGGGTGGTGGCGGCCCTGCGCGACGACCTGCCGGCAGGTGGGGTGTGA
- the trmD gene encoding tRNA (guanosine(37)-N1)-methyltransferase TrmD gives MRIDVLTLFPEMVRAPLETSMMRKARERGVVRLFVHNLRDWAEGRHHVADDRPFGGGPGMVLKPEPIFRAVDDLLGPGGARSRGPGVEFILLAPQGRTLTQAVAADLARRHWLVLLCGHYEGVDERVRQALVTDEISIGDYVLTGGELAALVLIDAVVRLLPGVLAEGAAEQDSFTSGLLEGPHYTRPRVYRGMAVPEILLSGDHGAIARWRRQQALLRTLERRPDLLERAPLTPEDRRFLEQVRARRGSVRSGAPDGSA, from the coding sequence GTGCGCATCGACGTGCTCACCCTGTTCCCGGAGATGGTCCGCGCCCCGCTGGAGACCAGCATGATGCGCAAGGCCCGGGAGCGGGGCGTGGTGCGCCTGTTCGTCCACAACCTGCGGGACTGGGCGGAGGGCCGGCACCACGTCGCCGACGACCGGCCCTTCGGCGGCGGGCCGGGCATGGTCCTCAAGCCGGAGCCCATCTTCCGGGCGGTGGACGACCTGTTGGGACCCGGGGGGGCGCGCAGCCGCGGTCCCGGTGTGGAGTTCATCCTGCTGGCGCCGCAGGGGCGGACCCTGACCCAAGCGGTGGCGGCCGACCTGGCGCGGCGCCACTGGCTGGTGCTGCTGTGCGGCCACTACGAGGGCGTCGACGAGCGGGTGCGGCAGGCGCTGGTCACCGACGAGATCTCCATCGGCGACTACGTCCTCACGGGCGGCGAGCTGGCCGCGCTGGTGCTGATCGACGCGGTGGTGCGGCTGCTGCCCGGGGTGCTGGCGGAGGGGGCGGCCGAGCAGGACTCCTTCACCAGCGGGCTGTTGGAGGGTCCGCACTACACCCGGCCCCGGGTCTACCGGGGGATGGCGGTGCCGGAGATCCTGCTCAGCGGCGACCACGGCGCCATCGCCCGCTGGCGGCGGCAGCAGGCCCTGCTGCGGACCCTGGAGCGACGGCCGGACCTGCTGGAGCGGGCGCCCCTGACCCCCGAGGACCGGCGCTTCCTCGAGCAGGTGCGGGCGCGGCGGGGGTCGGTGCGGTCCGGCGCCCCCGACGGGTCGGCCTAG
- a CDS encoding GTPase → MGEGGALKGHMARALRQVRRYLAQVDAVVEVADARAPFTSRSPQLAELVGDRLHLLVLSRGDLADPQVTRAWMDWWRGRGLEPLVGEGPADPRLVSRLRRRLAQAPAAFKPRVIVVGLPNVGKSTLLNGLAGRRRARVGAQPGVTRGRQWVDVGAFWLLDTPGVLPPRLGGTRRLVLGALGLVGPEVAGAEEVAAFLIERLGDHPAFQTALDRWATAARAAVRPADDDPDRSAGAVPAAGAAAGRRGTARPRGRPAVEAVLEQLARRRGLLGPGGRPDLHRAAAVFVAAFRAGELGRFSLERPDAVAGPSPADEPGSGAGDPVSSSE, encoded by the coding sequence GTGGGCGAGGGCGGGGCGCTCAAGGGGCACATGGCCCGGGCGCTGCGCCAGGTGCGGCGGTATCTGGCGCAGGTCGACGCCGTGGTCGAGGTGGCCGACGCGCGGGCCCCCTTCACCTCGCGATCCCCCCAGCTGGCGGAGCTGGTGGGCGACCGCCTGCACCTGCTGGTGCTGTCGCGGGGCGACCTGGCGGACCCCCAGGTCACCCGGGCGTGGATGGACTGGTGGCGCGGGCGGGGTCTCGAGCCCCTGGTCGGCGAGGGGCCCGCCGACCCGCGCCTGGTGAGCCGGCTGCGACGGCGGCTGGCCCAGGCGCCGGCGGCCTTCAAACCGCGGGTCATCGTGGTCGGCCTGCCCAACGTGGGCAAGTCGACCCTGCTCAACGGCCTGGCCGGCCGCCGGCGAGCCCGGGTCGGGGCCCAGCCCGGGGTGACGCGGGGCCGGCAGTGGGTGGACGTGGGCGCGTTCTGGCTGCTGGACACGCCCGGGGTGCTGCCGCCGCGCCTGGGTGGGACCCGCCGCCTGGTGTTGGGCGCCCTGGGCCTGGTCGGACCCGAGGTGGCGGGGGCCGAGGAGGTGGCCGCGTTCCTCATCGAGCGCCTCGGCGACCACCCCGCCTTCCAGACGGCCCTCGACCGCTGGGCCACCGCCGCGCGCGCGGCGGTGCGCCCGGCCGACGACGACCCCGACCGGTCCGCGGGCGCGGTCCCGGCGGCGGGAGCGGCGGCAGGGCGCCGCGGGACCGCCCGCCCGCGGGGACGGCCTGCGGTGGAGGCGGTGCTGGAGCAGCTGGCGCGGCGCCGCGGTCTGTTGGGGCCGGGCGGCCGCCCCGACCTGCACCGGGCCGCGGCGGTCTTCGTGGCAGCCTTCCGCGCCGGGGAGCTGGGCCGGTTCTCCCTCGAGCGCCCCGACGCCGTGGCGGGGCCGTCGCCGGCGGACGAACCCGGCTCCGGGGCAGGAGATCCAGTTTCATCCAGCGAATAG
- the rplS gene encoding 50S ribosomal protein L19 gives MDLLKSIQQEYMKTDVPDFGPGDTVRVHLKVKEGGRERIQVFEGTVIARRGGGLDETFTVRRIASGVGVERVFPLHSPAIARIEVTRRGKVRRARLNYLRQRRGKAARIKEKR, from the coding sequence ATGGACCTCTTGAAGAGCATCCAGCAGGAGTACATGAAGACCGACGTGCCGGACTTCGGCCCCGGCGACACGGTCCGCGTCCACCTGAAGGTCAAGGAGGGCGGCCGGGAGCGCATCCAGGTCTTCGAGGGGACGGTGATCGCCCGTCGCGGAGGGGGGCTGGACGAGACCTTCACCGTGCGGCGCATCGCCTCCGGCGTCGGGGTCGAGCGGGTGTTCCCCTTGCACTCGCCGGCCATCGCGCGCATCGAGGTCACCCGGCGCGGCAAGGTGCGGCGGGCCCGGCTGAACTACCTGCGCCAGCGGCGGGGCAAGGCGGCGCGCATCAAGGAGAAGCGGTGA
- the ffh gene encoding signal recognition particle protein: MAFEGLAEKLQAVFRRLRGKGRLSEADVEAALREVRLALLEADVHYRVVKDFIGRVRERAVGQEVLESLTPAQQVIKIVHEELTRLMGGQHTRLDLGGEPPVRVMLVGLQGSGKTTTAAKLARLLVRQGRQPLLVAADVYRPAAVEQLVTLGQQIQVPVYAPGTDRDPVAIAREGVAEGRRRGRDVVILDTAGRLHVDDALMAELERIRQAVAPRETLLVVDAMTGQDAVNVATAFHQRLGIDGVILTKLDGDARGGAALSVRAVTGRPIKFVGLGERVDQLEPFHPERMASRILGMGDVLSLIEKAQAAFDAQQAQRLERKLREQTFDLEDFLEQLRQVRKMGPLDQLLAMIPGLAGRLQGVRVDEDELRRIEAIIQSMTPEERRHPEIINASRRRRIARGSGTRVQDVNRLLKQFAETQRLMKQMAGAARRGRRGLGNLPFLR; this comes from the coding sequence ATGGCCTTCGAAGGGCTGGCGGAGAAGCTGCAGGCGGTGTTCCGGCGGCTGCGCGGCAAGGGCAGGCTCTCGGAGGCCGATGTGGAGGCGGCGCTCCGGGAGGTCCGCCTCGCCCTGCTGGAGGCCGACGTCCACTACAGGGTGGTCAAGGACTTCATCGGCCGGGTACGGGAGCGCGCCGTGGGCCAGGAGGTCCTGGAGAGCCTCACGCCGGCCCAGCAGGTGATCAAGATCGTCCACGAGGAGCTGACCCGCCTCATGGGCGGTCAGCACACCCGGCTGGACCTGGGCGGCGAGCCGCCGGTGCGGGTGATGCTCGTCGGGCTGCAGGGCTCCGGCAAGACGACCACGGCCGCCAAGCTGGCCCGCCTGCTGGTTCGTCAGGGGCGTCAGCCGCTGCTGGTGGCCGCCGACGTCTACCGGCCCGCCGCCGTGGAGCAGCTGGTCACCCTGGGACAGCAGATCCAGGTGCCGGTCTACGCGCCGGGCACCGACCGCGACCCGGTGGCGATCGCCCGCGAGGGCGTGGCCGAGGGCCGCCGCCGCGGCCGCGACGTGGTCATCCTCGACACCGCGGGGCGGCTCCACGTGGACGACGCGCTGATGGCCGAGCTGGAGCGCATCCGTCAGGCGGTGGCGCCCCGGGAGACGCTGCTGGTGGTCGACGCGATGACGGGGCAGGACGCCGTCAACGTGGCGACCGCCTTCCACCAGCGCCTGGGCATCGACGGGGTGATCCTCACCAAGCTGGACGGCGACGCCCGCGGCGGGGCCGCGCTGTCCGTGCGGGCGGTGACCGGTCGGCCCATCAAGTTCGTCGGGCTCGGCGAGCGGGTGGACCAGCTGGAGCCCTTCCACCCCGAGCGGATGGCCTCCCGCATCCTGGGCATGGGCGACGTGCTGTCGCTGATCGAGAAGGCCCAGGCGGCCTTCGACGCCCAGCAGGCCCAGCGCCTGGAGCGCAAGCTGCGGGAGCAGACCTTCGACCTGGAGGACTTCCTCGAGCAGCTGCGCCAGGTGCGCAAGATGGGGCCGCTGGACCAGCTGCTGGCCATGATCCCGGGCCTGGCGGGACGGCTCCAGGGCGTCAGGGTGGACGAGGACGAGCTGCGCCGCATCGAGGCGATCATCCAGTCCATGACGCCGGAGGAACGCCGCCACCCGGAGATCATCAACGCCAGCCGGCGGCGGCGCATCGCCCGGGGCAGCGGCACGCGGGTGCAGGACGTGAACCGGCTGCTCAAGCAGTTCGCGGAGACCCAGCGGCTGATGAAGCAGATGGCCGGGGCCGCCCGCCGGGGCCGGCGGGGGCTGGGCAACCTCCCCTTCCTCCGCTAG
- a CDS encoding KH domain-containing protein, with translation MKELVEFLARSLVDHPDQVRVNEVAGEQTVILEVRVAPEDVGKIIGKQGRIARAIRTVARAVGARMGKRVEVEILDGGGRATADR, from the coding sequence ATGAAGGAGCTGGTGGAGTTCCTCGCCCGCTCGCTGGTGGACCACCCGGATCAGGTCCGGGTCAACGAGGTGGCGGGAGAGCAGACGGTGATCCTCGAGGTGCGGGTCGCGCCGGAGGACGTGGGCAAGATCATCGGCAAGCAGGGGCGCATCGCCCGCGCCATCCGCACCGTGGCCCGGGCCGTGGGCGCCCGCATGGGCAAGCGGGTCGAGGTGGAGATCCTGGACGGGGGCGGGCGGGCGACGGCCGACCGGTGA
- the ftsY gene encoding signal recognition particle-docking protein FtsY: protein MIWSRLKAGLARTREQLAGRIRAVVQGAAVDESLFEELEAALITADVGVATTQRLLERLRERIRAEGVRDAEAVPRLLAEEMRALLEGVAAPPASPAGRKGPLVVLVVGVNGSGKTTTVGKLAARYRQEGRRVVVGAADTFRAAAIEQLERWCRRVGAELVRQHPGADPAAVAFDALQAARARGADVLLIDTAGRLHTRVNLMEELRKTVRVLRRLDPTAPHEVLLVLDATTGQNALAQARHFTEAVGVTGIVLTKLDGTARGGMVVAIADQLGLPVKWVGTGEDADDLAPFDAAEFTQALFEPGPGGSGA, encoded by the coding sequence ATGATCTGGAGCAGGCTCAAGGCGGGCCTCGCCCGGACCCGGGAGCAGCTGGCCGGCCGCATCCGGGCCGTGGTGCAGGGCGCCGCCGTGGACGAGTCCCTCTTCGAAGAGCTGGAGGCCGCGTTGATCACCGCCGACGTGGGCGTGGCCACCACCCAGCGGCTGCTGGAGCGGCTGCGGGAGCGCATCCGGGCCGAGGGGGTGCGCGACGCCGAGGCCGTGCCGCGCCTCCTGGCGGAGGAGATGCGGGCCCTGCTGGAGGGGGTGGCGGCACCGCCCGCCTCGCCGGCAGGCCGCAAGGGACCGCTGGTGGTCCTGGTGGTGGGCGTCAACGGCAGCGGGAAGACCACCACCGTCGGCAAGCTGGCCGCCCGCTATCGCCAGGAGGGACGGCGGGTGGTGGTGGGGGCGGCCGACACCTTCCGCGCCGCCGCCATCGAGCAGCTGGAACGCTGGTGCCGCCGGGTGGGTGCCGAGCTGGTGCGCCAGCACCCGGGCGCAGACCCGGCGGCGGTGGCCTTCGACGCCCTGCAGGCCGCCCGAGCCCGGGGAGCCGACGTGCTGCTGATCGACACGGCGGGGCGCCTGCACACGCGGGTCAACCTGATGGAGGAGCTCCGCAAGACGGTGCGGGTGCTCAGGCGGCTGGATCCCACCGCCCCCCACGAGGTGCTGCTGGTCCTGGACGCCACCACCGGGCAGAACGCCCTGGCCCAGGCCCGGCACTTCACCGAGGCGGTGGGCGTCACCGGCATCGTGTTGACGAAGCTGGATGGCACGGCCCGCGGCGGCATGGTGGTGGCCATCGCCGACCAGCTGGGGCTGCCCGTCAAGTGGGTGGGGACCGGGGAGGACGCCGACGACCTGGCTCCCTTTGACGCCGCCGAGTTCACCCAGGCGCTGTTCGAGCCCGGTCCCGGCGGGTCCGGCGCCTGA
- a CDS encoding YifB family Mg chelatase-like AAA ATPase: MLPTAPWRSVAGTGSAVVGLACSGPRGVAVLVETVVDRGLPLFVVVGLASTAVREARERVRAAIRAAGRTFPLQRITVSLSPADLPKEGTSLDLPVALGLLAASGQAPHLPPGWAAFGELGLDGSVRPVRGALPMAVAARQAGVAHLVCPAGNAREVALLPGIRPLPVRRLAELLDRLARDDPWDPPPATAGDAAPVRPPAAPDLATVQGQPWARKALELAAAGGHHILLMGPPGAGKTLLASCLPGLLPPLDPDEALEVTALHSLAGQLPAGAGLITWPPLRAPHHATPVAALVGGGKVPRPGEVSLAHRGVLLLDELAEFRRETLEALREPLETGSVTVARLAGVERFPAAFQLVASANPCPCGRPGGRCRCSDRQVARYRQALSGPLLDRIDLQVRVERAAIPPMAPGRQETSAAVRQRVTAARRMQAERFARLDLTRPDGVGPVNRWLQPGDAQRWAPLTAPARRLLEALYRDGEVGLSGRGVIKLLRVARTAADLAGRDAITVDDVELAAQFRFGPEW, translated from the coding sequence GTGCTGCCCACGGCCCCGTGGCGGTCGGTGGCGGGGACCGGCTCGGCCGTGGTCGGCCTGGCCTGCTCGGGTCCCCGCGGCGTCGCCGTGTTGGTGGAGACCGTGGTCGACCGCGGCCTGCCCCTCTTCGTGGTGGTCGGGCTGGCGTCGACGGCCGTCCGGGAGGCGCGAGAGCGGGTGCGGGCCGCCATCCGGGCCGCCGGGCGCACCTTCCCCCTGCAGCGGATCACCGTCAGCCTGAGCCCGGCCGACCTGCCCAAGGAGGGCACGTCCCTCGACCTGCCCGTCGCCCTGGGGTTGCTGGCGGCCAGCGGCCAGGCGCCGCACCTGCCCCCGGGCTGGGCGGCCTTCGGCGAACTGGGGCTCGACGGGTCGGTGCGCCCCGTCCGCGGCGCGCTCCCCATGGCCGTGGCCGCCCGTCAGGCTGGGGTGGCCCACCTGGTCTGCCCGGCCGGCAACGCCCGCGAGGTGGCCCTGCTGCCCGGCATCCGCCCGCTGCCGGTGCGGCGGCTCGCCGAGCTCCTGGATCGCCTCGCGCGCGACGATCCCTGGGATCCGCCGCCCGCGACCGCGGGCGACGCGGCACCGGTTCGTCCGCCGGCAGCGCCGGACCTGGCCACCGTCCAGGGTCAGCCCTGGGCCCGCAAGGCCCTGGAGCTGGCGGCCGCCGGCGGGCATCACATCCTGCTGATGGGACCGCCCGGCGCGGGCAAGACCCTGCTGGCCTCGTGCCTCCCGGGCCTGCTGCCCCCCCTGGATCCCGACGAGGCCCTGGAGGTGACGGCGCTGCACTCCCTGGCGGGACAGCTTCCTGCGGGGGCGGGGCTCATCACCTGGCCGCCCTTGCGGGCGCCCCATCACGCCACCCCCGTGGCCGCCCTGGTGGGGGGCGGCAAGGTACCGCGGCCGGGCGAGGTCAGCCTGGCCCATCGGGGCGTCCTGCTGCTGGACGAACTGGCCGAGTTCCGGAGGGAGACCCTGGAGGCGCTCCGGGAGCCCCTGGAGACGGGCTCGGTGACCGTGGCCCGCCTCGCCGGCGTGGAGCGCTTCCCCGCCGCCTTCCAGCTGGTGGCCAGCGCCAACCCCTGCCCCTGCGGTCGCCCCGGCGGCCGCTGCCGCTGCTCGGACCGGCAGGTGGCGCGCTACCGGCAGGCCCTCTCGGGGCCGCTCCTGGATCGCATCGACCTGCAGGTGCGGGTGGAGCGGGCCGCGATCCCACCCATGGCACCCGGCCGTCAGGAGACCTCCGCGGCAGTCCGCCAGCGGGTGACCGCGGCCCGCCGCATGCAGGCGGAGCGGTTCGCCCGCCTCGACCTGACCCGCCCGGACGGGGTGGGCCCGGTGAACCGGTGGCTGCAACCCGGCGACGCGCAGCGCTGGGCACCGCTGACGGCGCCGGCCCGGCGGCTGCTCGAGGCCCTCTACCGCGACGGCGAGGTGGGCCTCAGCGGCCGTGGCGTGATCAAGCTGCTGCGGGTGGCACGGACGGCGGCGGACCTGGCGGGCCGCGACGCCATCACGGTGGACGACGTGGAGCTGGCGGCCCAGTTTCGCTTCGGGCCGGAGTGGTGA
- a CDS encoding ribonuclease HII, translating into MAGRAPLPPGGGAHGRADPADRPCPAGRAVGVGAGDGRGLPLAARPLAELEEAVTAVAPDQLPAWIQALEADRRVGARRLAARARRRWERWQAARSRWAQLAEAQRQRAGGVPVAGVDEVGRGCLAGPVVAAAVILPDGAFLPGLDDSKRLTPAAREALAAAVREQAVDWAVGVATPAEVDALNVAAATRLAMRRALDRLRVVPQRVLVDGRPPGDLGYPVEAVVDGDARLAAIAAASVLAKVFRDAWMRRLDPLYPWYGFARNKGYATGEHRRALLRHGPCPEHRRRFLAGLDPAQRPGRDGEAGGSPGPGPRQGEGRVP; encoded by the coding sequence ATGGCGGGTCGGGCACCCCTGCCGCCCGGGGGCGGGGCGCATGGCCGGGCGGATCCGGCGGACCGGCCCTGCCCGGCGGGGCGGGCGGTCGGCGTGGGCGCGGGGGACGGGCGGGGGTTGCCGCTGGCGGCGCGGCCGCTGGCGGAGCTGGAGGAGGCGGTGACGGCCGTCGCCCCGGATCAGCTGCCCGCGTGGATCCAGGCCCTGGAGGCCGATCGCCGGGTCGGGGCCCGGCGGCTCGCGGCCCGGGCCCGGCGCCGCTGGGAGCGGTGGCAGGCGGCCCGGTCGCGGTGGGCGCAGCTGGCCGAGGCGCAGCGGCAGCGAGCGGGCGGCGTGCCGGTGGCCGGCGTGGACGAGGTGGGGCGGGGCTGCCTGGCCGGGCCCGTGGTGGCGGCGGCGGTCATCCTTCCCGATGGCGCCTTCCTGCCCGGCCTCGACGACTCCAAGCGGCTCACCCCCGCGGCCAGGGAAGCGCTGGCCGCCGCCGTCCGCGAGCAGGCCGTGGACTGGGCGGTGGGCGTGGCGACCCCGGCGGAGGTCGATGCGCTCAACGTCGCGGCCGCCACCCGCCTGGCCATGCGGCGCGCCCTGGACCGCCTGCGGGTCGTCCCCCAGCGGGTGCTGGTCGACGGGCGCCCGCCCGGGGACCTGGGGTACCCGGTGGAGGCCGTGGTGGACGGCGATGCGCGGCTGGCCGCCATCGCCGCCGCCTCGGTGCTGGCCAAGGTGTTCCGGGACGCGTGGATGCGGCGGCTGGATCCCCTCTATCCCTGGTACGGCTTCGCGCGCAACAAGGGCTACGCCACCGGCGAGCACCGTCGGGCCTTGCTCCGGCACGGTCCGTGCCCGGAGCACCGGCGCCGCTTCCTGGCGGGCCTGGACCCGGCGCAGCGGCCCGGGCGGGACGGCGAGGCTGGTGGGAGCCCGGGTCCCGGCCCGCGGCAGGGGGAGGGGCGGGTCCCATGA
- the rimM gene encoding ribosome maturation factor RimM (Essential for efficient processing of 16S rRNA): MTLAAILAPWGIRGEVKVDLLSDDPERLRPGLEVWVAPPGGGPARPDTVEWARPHGRFWRVKLAGCPDRTAAEALRGGRLQVPEDRVPPLPEGRYYVFQLVGLRVLDPAGRPVGRVRDVLRYPANDVIVVDADDGREVLVPAIRQAVAEIDLAAGRLVLGELPGLLD; the protein is encoded by the coding sequence GTGACCCTGGCGGCCATCCTGGCGCCGTGGGGCATCCGGGGCGAGGTCAAGGTCGACCTGCTGAGCGACGACCCCGAGCGCCTGCGGCCGGGCCTGGAGGTGTGGGTGGCGCCGCCCGGCGGCGGTCCCGCCCGGCCGGACACCGTGGAGTGGGCCCGCCCCCATGGGCGGTTCTGGCGGGTCAAGCTGGCCGGCTGTCCCGATCGGACCGCGGCCGAGGCCCTGCGGGGCGGTCGGCTCCAGGTCCCCGAAGACCGGGTACCCCCGCTGCCCGAGGGCCGGTACTACGTGTTCCAGCTGGTGGGGCTGCGGGTGCTCGACCCGGCGGGCCGTCCCGTCGGCCGGGTGCGCGACGTGCTGCGCTACCCGGCCAACGACGTCATCGTGGTGGACGCCGACGACGGCCGGGAGGTCCTGGTCCCGGCGATCCGGCAGGCCGTGGCCGAGATTGACCTAGCGGCGGGCCGGCTGGTGCTGGGCGAGCTGCCGGGGTTGCTGGACTAG